Proteins encoded by one window of Candidatus Dadabacteria bacterium:
- a CDS encoding ABC transporter substrate-binding protein → MKNICSVLYVFILICILASSGCRSNDCADASLCIGVLIPERIFDGSYDSRRQAVVSAVEDINAAGGDIELVFGRDTDRSFDSDALRNVLDSGVDGIIGPATSADSVGLVDDLAGAKMVAISPSASSVEISTFADDGYFFRVIPSDAFQAPVLAKLIKQAGGKRAAILFRDDSYGRNLKDGLVESLKQAGVSSLEPIEYGEGPEAAVNAVVSAVNAEDNPVDSVVLALFREGGANFMANMLKRKELNGKVKYYGADSLSIESFAEIVVALDPEALSLEDMEGFVTTIAGPDPCRLEDGKEIFDEAGRYARQIYDAVALMKLASIKSTSSDPAVYVGEMIGISRDGTKCRTYAECAGFLTDSDSTNDDIDYHGFSGEIDFDSNGDVTKGFYYVHTYDDMGGRPDPVLVDLEGNPAGECRVDNR, encoded by the coding sequence ATGAAAAACATCTGCTCAGTTCTGTACGTTTTCATCCTGATCTGCATTCTGGCTTCTTCAGGTTGCCGAAGCAATGACTGTGCGGATGCTTCTCTCTGCATAGGGGTGCTCATCCCCGAGAGGATTTTTGACGGCAGTTATGACAGCAGACGACAGGCGGTAGTTTCGGCCGTAGAAGATATTAATGCCGCAGGCGGTGATATAGAGCTTGTTTTTGGCCGCGACACTGACCGTTCTTTTGATTCTGATGCCCTGAGGAATGTTCTGGACAGCGGGGTCGATGGAATAATAGGTCCGGCTACCTCTGCCGATTCTGTGGGTCTTGTGGATGATCTTGCCGGAGCGAAGATGGTCGCGATATCACCCTCGGCCAGTTCGGTTGAAATAAGCACTTTCGCTGATGACGGCTACTTCTTCAGAGTTATTCCATCGGACGCATTCCAAGCACCCGTACTTGCGAAACTGATAAAGCAGGCTGGGGGAAAACGTGCGGCCATACTGTTTCGTGACGACAGTTACGGAAGAAACCTTAAGGACGGTCTTGTCGAATCCCTTAAGCAAGCGGGAGTAAGCTCACTTGAACCGATTGAGTATGGGGAAGGTCCCGAGGCGGCAGTAAATGCCGTAGTCAGTGCAGTAAATGCCGAGGATAATCCTGTGGACTCCGTGGTTCTTGCGCTGTTTCGTGAAGGGGGAGCGAATTTTATGGCAAATATGCTCAAGAGGAAGGAACTGAATGGAAAGGTGAAATACTACGGGGCGGATTCATTGTCAATTGAGAGCTTTGCTGAAATAGTTGTCGCCCTTGACCCCGAAGCACTTTCGCTTGAGGACATGGAAGGTTTTGTGACCACCATCGCGGGTCCTGACCCCTGCAGACTGGAAGACGGGAAGGAAATTTTTGATGAAGCGGGGAGATATGCAAGACAGATATACGATGCTGTTGCTCTGATGAAGCTTGCATCCATTAAAAGCACGTCTTCTGATCCTGCTGTGTATGTCGGGGAAATGATAGGAATAAGCAGGGATGGGACCAAATGCAGAACTTATGCAGAATGTGCGGGATTTCTCACCGATAGCGACAGTACTAACGATGATATTGATTATCACGGTTTTTCGGGCGAGATTGATTTTGATTCTAACGGCGACGTAACAAAGGGTTTTTACTATGTACACACTTATGATGACATGGGTGGAAGGCCTGACCCTGTTCTCGTTGACTTGGAAGGGAATCCCGCAGGCGAGTGTAGGGTGGACAACAGATAG
- the lhgO gene encoding L-2-hydroxyglutarate oxidase has protein sequence MEKNCDFIVVGGGIVGLAITNELLLRGCSNIIVLEKEEGLGAHSSGRNSGVLHAGIYYTPDSLKARYCIEGNRMMRDFCRENGVAISECGKAIVADSEEKLEGLQALQQRAQRNGVESYLIDEKELAEVEPHAATFEKAIYSPATSVFDPMGVLEALCSKIKKTGKARVLFDTVFIGQKKNRVALTSAGEIGYGKLINAAGLHADVIARQFGVGLRYRAIPFMGSYSELTKKSTYLVRGNIYPVPDPRMPFLGVHFTRSTSGRVFIGPTAVPVLGRESYGFLEDLGLESFRFLYRNASMFVSDSGFRANALSEVKKYLGSHFYSEARKLVPGLLPRHLVSSAKTGIRSQLVDWKEKKLVMDYVVCREENTVHVLNAISPAFTSSMSFAKYVADILLEEEAR, from the coding sequence ATGGAAAAAAATTGCGATTTTATTGTTGTTGGCGGAGGAATTGTGGGTCTTGCAATCACAAATGAACTTCTTCTGCGCGGCTGCAGCAACATCATTGTTTTGGAAAAGGAAGAGGGCTTGGGGGCGCATTCAAGCGGCCGAAACAGCGGGGTTCTGCACGCCGGGATCTATTACACGCCCGATTCTCTGAAGGCGCGGTACTGTATTGAGGGAAACCGGATGATGAGAGATTTCTGCCGTGAGAACGGAGTCGCTATATCCGAATGCGGCAAGGCCATCGTGGCGGACTCCGAGGAAAAGCTTGAAGGACTCCAGGCACTTCAGCAGAGGGCGCAGAGAAACGGAGTGGAGTCGTATCTTATCGATGAAAAAGAGCTTGCAGAGGTAGAACCGCATGCCGCTACGTTTGAGAAAGCCATATATTCTCCCGCGACATCGGTGTTTGACCCTATGGGCGTTTTGGAGGCTCTTTGCTCGAAGATTAAAAAAACCGGGAAAGCACGAGTACTTTTTGACACGGTTTTTATTGGACAAAAAAAGAATCGCGTCGCCCTTACGAGCGCGGGAGAGATAGGTTATGGAAAACTCATAAACGCTGCCGGCCTCCACGCGGACGTCATAGCGCGCCAATTCGGAGTGGGTCTCAGGTACAGAGCCATCCCTTTTATGGGTTCCTACAGCGAACTTACGAAAAAAAGCACTTATCTTGTCCGCGGAAATATCTACCCGGTTCCCGACCCGAGAATGCCTTTTCTGGGGGTGCACTTCACGAGGAGCACTTCGGGACGGGTCTTTATCGGCCCTACCGCCGTGCCGGTTCTGGGAAGGGAGAGCTACGGATTTCTTGAGGACCTGGGGCTTGAGTCGTTCCGGTTTCTTTACAGAAACGCGTCGATGTTCGTAAGTGACAGCGGATTCAGGGCAAATGCGCTCTCCGAGGTGAAAAAATATCTGGGATCCCATTTCTACTCAGAAGCCAGAAAGCTGGTTCCCGGTCTGCTGCCCCGTCACCTAGTCTCTTCTGCGAAAACCGGTATCCGTTCGCAGCTTGTGGACTGGAAGGAGAAAAAACTCGTTATGGACTACGTCGTCTGCAGGGAAGAGAACACTGTTCACGTTCTAAACGCCATATCGCCCGCTTTTACATCCTCGATGTCGTTTGCCAAGTATGTAGCGGACATTCTGCTTGAGGAAGAAGCTCGCTAG
- a CDS encoding alkaline phosphatase family protein yields the protein MNRRKCVFFLADGTRLDVFAELLKRGDLENIQKYVVEPGEFLKGVTVFPSTTGPAYTPYLLGKFPGRCNLPGIRWFDRRYYDKTPFSLRRFRSYAGPQASLINRDIECDSPTLFGMVPGSVSILNEITRDIGPSGRNRTKYLKYYLVVKSHFTDRSDSVEEAAGRILIDSLRDSPRFIFCVFTAADAYSHRYHPFHHKVMESYRRLDRYVGMVAEKIAEQGELDDTLFVVGSDHGLTSTHSHFDSLDFLRRRGLKPLYYTNVFRHYLDADSSVMVSGNSMAHYYFKNSDGWKRHTFCEEIADIVNELSGRPEVDLVCARTGGAGGEVKITNPRGEALVSVDEEGLICYSNVSGDPLGYGFSSRKMNPSESLRLTIDSDYPDAPLQILQLFESPRTGDVVISSKPGYDLRATHENPEHHGSHGSLHKDHMVVPILISRPAPHDCVRTADIFSSIVSYLGFEVPRGVDGRDILE from the coding sequence ATGAATAGAAGAAAATGCGTTTTTTTTCTTGCCGATGGTACGAGGCTGGATGTCTTCGCTGAACTTCTAAAAAGAGGCGACCTTGAGAATATACAGAAATACGTTGTTGAACCTGGAGAGTTCCTTAAGGGAGTCACGGTTTTTCCTTCCACAACGGGTCCGGCCTATACCCCGTACCTTCTCGGCAAGTTTCCAGGCAGGTGCAACCTCCCCGGCATAAGGTGGTTTGACAGAAGATATTACGACAAGACCCCGTTTTCCCTGCGAAGATTCAGAAGCTACGCGGGTCCCCAGGCGTCTCTTATCAACCGGGACATAGAGTGTGACTCCCCGACGCTTTTCGGCATGGTTCCAGGGAGCGTAAGCATCCTAAACGAAATAACCAGGGATATAGGTCCCTCGGGGAGAAACAGGACCAAGTATCTTAAGTATTACTTGGTCGTAAAAAGCCATTTCACGGACAGAAGCGACAGTGTTGAAGAGGCCGCGGGAAGAATTCTGATTGATTCTCTCAGGGATTCTCCGCGTTTTATTTTCTGCGTTTTCACTGCGGCAGATGCCTATTCCCACCGCTACCATCCGTTTCACCACAAAGTTATGGAATCCTACAGAAGGCTTGACCGGTACGTTGGAATGGTTGCAGAAAAGATCGCCGAGCAAGGTGAACTTGACGATACGCTTTTTGTCGTGGGAAGCGACCACGGACTTACGTCCACGCACTCCCACTTCGATTCCCTGGATTTTCTTCGCAGACGGGGTCTCAAGCCGCTTTACTACACCAACGTGTTCAGGCATTACCTTGACGCCGATTCATCCGTCATGGTTTCCGGAAACTCCATGGCGCATTACTATTTCAAAAATTCCGATGGATGGAAAAGACACACCTTTTGCGAAGAAATAGCGGATATAGTTAACGAGCTCTCCGGGCGGCCGGAAGTGGATCTTGTCTGCGCCAGAACCGGCGGAGCGGGGGGGGAGGTGAAAATAACTAATCCCAGGGGAGAGGCTCTCGTGAGTGTGGATGAAGAAGGTCTGATCTGCTACAGCAATGTTTCGGGCGACCCTCTTGGCTACGGCTTTTCCTCAAGGAAGATGAATCCCTCGGAGTCGCTTCGACTCACGATCGATTCTGACTATCCGGATGCCCCCCTCCAGATTCTCCAGCTTTTCGAATCGCCTCGAACCGGCGATGTGGTAATCAGTTCAAAACCGGGCTATGACCTTCGGGCCACGCACGAGAACCCTGAACATCACGGCTCCCATGGCTCCCTGCACAAAGACCACATGGTGGTTCCCATTCTTATAAGCCGCCCGGCCCCACACGACTGCGTAAGAACCGCAGATATCTTCTCGAGCATCGTCAGTTATCTCGGGTTTGAAGTTCCCCGGGGCGTTGACGGAAGGGATATTCTTGAGTGA
- the glnE gene encoding bifunctional [glutamate--ammonia ligase]-adenylyl-L-tyrosine phosphorylase/[glutamate--ammonia-ligase] adenylyltransferase: MRKKILLPDEENARLTVERFREINGRLSGEKEKVLRAISSHSRFLGNSIIRNPRALNVLTNEKALRRKKTLSSHRTPLGSIVRNSQDSKQLSERLKEYKYTELSRIIYREILDLCTFRQTMEEISDLASSVVRAVLDFYRSRIDGGDQFEFVVLGMGKLGGRLLNLSSDIDLVYLYRGEEYARQIFTLSSSVTRTISSVTPGGFLYRVDLGLRPGGSGSPVAVSVDAALDHYYHWAETWERAVLLKATPVAGDIELGREFLGDLEPVIYRKLLDYESIEDLKDMKVRLEGIRKENDVKLGRGGIRDIEFFVQATQLMSGGAVKKLRGLMNTLDGLSAMATTGFITEQVREEMEHYYLFLRKVEHSIQLWDELQTHSIPTEESSLARLSRRMGFETTADFKAAYEEITSLVIKNCGNLFSDPGVELEEKGREFWEVADFMAEGNVNREEAISTLGNLGFSAPDDAIEIISSLMNPQRAGLTERGRVLSRKVIPAFLSNIINLSDQDSALLNLERFISGLGSRMSVYFLLTENPKIIPLLSRLFSRGGMLSDFLIRHPEYLDSIILKDVTQFYDSKDAMAQALGEAVSEEEFFEGKLDALRSFKHIESLKLCFKELSEDLEPIYVGKYLSMVADVVMDSSLELAKGSLKCSPRERKLLDNMVVLGLGKLGGGEMSYASDLDIIFIYEGDDHELFSKYGQRFISNLSVYTSKSFCYKVDVELRPSGNSGALVASLEAFEEYHNSSAHIWERQALVKARAVAGNRALGEKVMKVIENFVYAKELAPDFPKEIHRLRGRLEKELANETESRFNLKTGRGGLVDIEFLIQMLQLAHGPANPELRTANTMEAVGGLYGAGLIKSDEALTLSEGYLFLRKMGNLLSLFNDRSKNEVTRGDFDRMAPEFGGSGGEGGFLMSEYARVTRDIREIYNRYFTGST, encoded by the coding sequence ATGAGAAAGAAAATCCTTCTTCCCGACGAGGAAAACGCGCGCTTAACCGTTGAGAGATTCCGGGAGATAAACGGCAGGCTCTCCGGGGAAAAAGAAAAAGTCCTCCGCGCCATCTCTTCCCACAGCAGATTTCTCGGCAATTCAATCATAAGAAATCCCCGTGCGCTAAACGTACTTACCAATGAAAAAGCCCTCAGGAGAAAAAAAACGCTTTCTTCCCATCGAACTCCACTCGGCTCGATTGTGAGGAATTCGCAGGATTCAAAGCAGCTCTCCGAAAGGCTCAAGGAGTACAAGTACACCGAACTCTCGAGAATAATCTACAGGGAAATTCTGGATCTCTGCACGTTTCGCCAGACCATGGAGGAGATTTCCGATCTAGCCAGCTCCGTGGTCAGGGCGGTGCTTGATTTTTACAGGTCCCGAATCGATGGCGGAGATCAGTTTGAGTTCGTAGTGCTGGGCATGGGGAAACTCGGCGGAAGACTCCTTAATCTGAGTTCCGATATAGACCTCGTTTATCTCTACAGAGGCGAGGAGTACGCCCGGCAGATATTTACGCTTTCCTCATCAGTTACCAGAACGATAAGCTCCGTCACCCCCGGCGGTTTTCTCTACAGAGTCGACCTGGGTCTGCGTCCCGGGGGCAGCGGGAGTCCGGTCGCGGTGTCGGTTGACGCGGCCCTTGATCATTATTACCACTGGGCCGAGACCTGGGAGAGAGCGGTTTTGCTCAAGGCGACCCCTGTTGCCGGGGATATTGAGCTCGGTCGCGAATTCCTCGGGGACCTTGAACCGGTAATATACCGCAAGCTGCTTGATTACGAGTCCATAGAGGATCTCAAGGACATGAAGGTTCGTCTCGAGGGCATCCGGAAGGAAAACGACGTGAAGCTCGGAAGGGGAGGAATAAGGGATATCGAATTTTTCGTGCAGGCGACCCAGCTTATGAGTGGTGGAGCGGTGAAGAAGCTCAGGGGACTCATGAACACTCTTGACGGTCTTTCCGCCATGGCGACGACGGGTTTCATAACAGAACAGGTAAGGGAAGAGATGGAGCATTACTATCTCTTTCTTAGAAAGGTTGAGCATTCGATTCAGCTCTGGGATGAACTTCAGACGCACAGCATTCCCACGGAGGAGAGTTCGCTCGCCAGACTCTCAAGGAGAATGGGTTTTGAAACGACGGCGGACTTCAAGGCTGCTTACGAAGAGATAACCTCGCTTGTCATTAAGAACTGCGGGAACCTGTTTTCCGATCCCGGGGTGGAGCTTGAGGAAAAAGGCAGGGAATTCTGGGAGGTGGCGGATTTTATGGCCGAGGGAAATGTAAACCGCGAGGAAGCGATTTCGACCCTCGGAAATCTCGGATTCTCGGCGCCGGACGACGCGATCGAAATCATATCAAGCCTCATGAATCCCCAAAGGGCCGGACTCACGGAAAGGGGAAGGGTGCTTTCGAGAAAAGTGATACCGGCTTTTCTCTCAAACATAATCAACCTTAGCGATCAGGACTCTGCGCTTTTAAATCTTGAAAGATTTATCTCCGGCCTAGGTTCCAGGATGTCGGTCTACTTTCTTCTGACTGAAAACCCAAAAATCATTCCTCTGCTCTCCAGGCTCTTTTCAAGAGGTGGCATGCTGTCTGATTTTCTTATCAGGCACCCTGAGTATCTTGACTCCATCATACTGAAGGACGTGACGCAGTTTTACGATTCGAAAGATGCCATGGCACAGGCTCTCGGGGAAGCCGTCTCGGAAGAGGAGTTCTTTGAGGGCAAACTCGACGCTCTTCGAAGCTTCAAGCACATTGAGTCCCTTAAGCTTTGCTTCAAGGAACTTTCCGAGGACTTGGAACCTATCTACGTGGGAAAATATCTGTCGATGGTTGCGGACGTTGTAATGGACTCAAGCCTCGAACTTGCCAAGGGTTCCCTTAAGTGTTCTCCAAGGGAGAGAAAACTTCTTGATAACATGGTCGTCCTGGGACTTGGCAAGCTTGGAGGAGGGGAAATGAGCTACGCTTCAGACCTAGACATAATCTTCATTTACGAGGGAGATGACCACGAACTTTTCTCCAAGTACGGTCAGAGATTCATATCCAATCTTTCGGTTTACACTTCCAAGAGCTTCTGTTACAAGGTGGATGTGGAACTGCGCCCGTCGGGAAATTCGGGCGCCCTCGTCGCCTCGCTTGAGGCCTTTGAAGAATATCATAATTCAAGTGCTCATATCTGGGAGAGGCAGGCTCTTGTAAAAGCCCGCGCCGTTGCGGGAAACCGCGCGCTCGGCGAGAAGGTAATGAAAGTCATAGAGAATTTCGTTTATGCCAAAGAGCTCGCTCCGGATTTTCCCAAGGAAATCCACAGGCTACGCGGTAGGCTCGAAAAAGAACTCGCCAACGAGACGGAATCCAGGTTTAACCTGAAGACGGGAAGGGGAGGATTGGTTGACATTGAGTTCCTTATCCAGATGCTTCAGCTTGCCCATGGTCCAGCAAACCCCGAGCTAAGAACGGCAAACACCATGGAGGCTGTCGGGGGGCTTTATGGGGCCGGGTTAATTAAAAGCGACGAGGCCCTGACGCTTAGCGAAGGCTATCTATTTTTAAGAAAAATGGGAAATCTGCTGAGTCTTTTCAACGACAGGAGCAAAAACGAGGTCACGCGGGGCGATTTTGACCGAATGGCGCCTGAGTTCGGTGGTTCCGGTGGAGAGGGAGGTTTTCTCATGTCTGAATATGCGCGTGTGACTAGGGATATCAGGGAAATTTATAACAGGTACTTTACGGGAAGCACTTGA
- the priA gene encoding primosomal protein N': MASGNIVQVALPIHSEQLFLYSIPKRFREGIATGKRVFVPLGNRKAIGYVVGDGAKRKVDFELKDIIDILDELPLFDEKRLEFFRRVSEYYMAPLGIVLKFAHPLGLGKSVGKTVRITEEGESRLKEPGVNRLDKRVLETLLLEGELASEKLIELSCGASLENLNSLKRRGHVEFDYRVIRDEKVKYEKVYGISCGPDTVSEIRRKKPAKGAILEFINLRGSVPRSELREIFGNFTAHVKWLVDNALVSVEQKEIGRDPYGALDSEKEPPKKLTQDQRMAMEKILPYVKREEYRCFLLHGVTGSGKTEVYLRTVSEVIARGKQAIVLVPEIALTPLLVKRFRSRFADSVSVIHSALSEGERFDVWRKARSGDLSVVIGARSAVFAPLENLGLVVVDEEHESSYKQNEAPCYNARDAAVMLGTIYGCPVLLGSATPSLESYANSIRGKYEYLSLPARVGESRLPDVELVDMKNVNETVFSPRLRDALVENFSRGEQSILFINRRGFSSFLVCGDCGETFKCPNCSITLTFHKKDNSIKCHYCGIMQEFENICSSCGAKYMGKGLGTQKVEEQVKSMLPDARVFVMDRDYTRGKTKLLDLYRKLESGEVDVLIGTQMVAKGHDLPGVTLVGVLSADHMLGIPDFRSGERTFQILTQVAGRTGRGRKPGTVFLQTYNPEHPSVRFAISHNSSGFLDEELELRKSLDQPPFSRFIAFRVNGLDEEKTRDFAGRMKRTAERFLLRLPPGSLRVLGPSEAPIYKLRNRFRWQIIVVSSNLGLLRNYASALYDSLKKHASGIKLVVDVDPYDFM, translated from the coding sequence ATGGCTTCAGGAAATATTGTTCAGGTAGCTTTGCCGATTCATTCCGAGCAGCTTTTTCTATATTCGATTCCGAAGCGTTTCCGGGAAGGAATCGCTACGGGGAAGAGGGTGTTTGTCCCCCTCGGAAACCGCAAGGCCATAGGATATGTGGTTGGAGATGGGGCAAAACGGAAAGTCGATTTCGAGCTAAAGGATATAATCGATATCCTCGATGAATTACCGCTTTTTGACGAGAAGCGCTTGGAATTTTTCCGCCGGGTTTCTGAGTACTACATGGCGCCTCTCGGGATCGTGCTTAAATTCGCCCATCCTTTGGGCCTTGGCAAAAGCGTCGGGAAAACCGTGCGGATCACGGAGGAGGGGGAAAGCCGCCTTAAGGAACCGGGCGTGAACCGTCTCGACAAAAGAGTTCTGGAAACTCTTCTGCTCGAAGGAGAACTCGCCTCGGAGAAGCTTATTGAACTCAGCTGTGGGGCGTCGCTTGAGAACCTTAACTCTCTTAAAAGAAGAGGCCATGTTGAATTTGACTACAGGGTCATAAGAGATGAGAAGGTAAAGTACGAGAAGGTCTATGGAATCTCCTGCGGTCCCGACACTGTCTCGGAGATTAGGCGGAAAAAACCGGCCAAGGGCGCCATACTTGAGTTCATAAACCTCCGCGGTTCCGTCCCCCGCTCGGAACTAAGGGAAATATTCGGCAATTTCACGGCTCACGTAAAGTGGCTTGTGGATAACGCTCTGGTCTCCGTGGAGCAAAAAGAGATCGGAAGGGACCCCTACGGTGCGCTTGATTCAGAGAAAGAGCCACCGAAGAAACTTACCCAGGATCAGCGTATGGCGATGGAGAAAATCCTGCCTTACGTTAAGAGGGAAGAATATCGCTGCTTTCTTCTTCACGGTGTTACGGGAAGCGGAAAGACCGAGGTCTACTTAAGGACCGTGAGTGAAGTCATAGCCAGAGGGAAACAGGCGATTGTTCTCGTCCCCGAGATAGCGCTCACACCGCTTCTGGTAAAGAGGTTCCGTTCGCGTTTCGCCGACTCTGTGTCGGTGATTCACAGCGCTCTTAGCGAGGGTGAGAGGTTCGATGTCTGGAGAAAGGCCCGTAGCGGAGATCTGAGCGTGGTGATAGGTGCCCGCTCCGCGGTTTTCGCTCCGCTTGAGAATCTCGGCCTTGTGGTGGTTGACGAGGAGCACGAGTCCTCCTACAAGCAGAACGAGGCGCCATGTTACAACGCCCGCGACGCCGCGGTCATGCTCGGAACCATATACGGTTGTCCGGTGCTGCTGGGTTCCGCGACTCCTTCACTTGAGTCCTACGCAAACTCGATCAGGGGCAAGTACGAATATCTTTCTCTTCCCGCAAGGGTGGGGGAGAGCAGGCTTCCCGATGTTGAACTCGTGGATATGAAAAACGTGAATGAAACTGTTTTCTCCCCGCGTCTAAGGGACGCCCTAGTGGAGAATTTCAGCCGCGGGGAACAATCGATTCTTTTTATTAACAGGAGAGGTTTTTCAAGCTTTTTGGTCTGCGGGGACTGCGGTGAAACCTTCAAGTGCCCCAACTGCTCTATAACCCTTACCTTCCACAAGAAGGATAACTCAATTAAGTGCCATTACTGCGGGATTATGCAGGAATTCGAGAACATCTGCTCAAGCTGCGGGGCCAAATACATGGGCAAGGGTCTCGGGACCCAGAAAGTGGAGGAGCAGGTAAAGAGTATGCTTCCCGATGCCAGGGTCTTCGTCATGGACAGGGATTACACCCGCGGAAAAACCAAACTTCTCGACCTTTACAGAAAGCTTGAGTCCGGGGAGGTGGATGTTCTTATCGGGACCCAGATGGTAGCCAAAGGACATGATCTGCCAGGGGTTACGCTTGTGGGTGTTCTCTCGGCTGACCATATGCTGGGGATTCCCGACTTCCGCTCGGGAGAAAGAACTTTCCAGATCCTCACGCAGGTAGCCGGAAGAACAGGCAGGGGAAGAAAACCCGGGACGGTTTTTCTGCAGACATATAACCCCGAACATCCTTCGGTAAGATTTGCCATTTCCCATAACAGTTCCGGGTTTCTTGATGAAGAACTGGAGCTCAGGAAGTCTCTTGATCAGCCCCCTTTCTCAAGGTTCATAGCCTTCAGAGTAAACGGACTTGATGAGGAGAAAACACGAGATTTTGCCGGAAGAATGAAGCGCACAGCCGAGAGATTTCTTCTCAGGCTTCCGCCCGGGTCGCTTCGAGTGCTCGGCCCCTCCGAGGCTCCCATATACAAACTTAGAAACAGGTTCAGGTGGCAGATCATTGTCGTGTCAAGTAATCTGGGACTGCTTCGCAACTACGCCTCGGCACTTTACGACTCGTTGAAAAAACACGCCTCGGGAATTAAGCTTGTAGTTGATGTTGATCCCTATGATTTCATGTGA
- a CDS encoding CarD family transcriptional regulator produces the protein MGRKFKAGQNAVYPVLGVVEVQGVEEKEILGSRKSFYILNVLESSVKLMVPTDNIESVGLRPVVPRKEVKKILDILKEENGEVPKLGVQSWNKRYKEYADKVKSGDIYEIARVLRDIHHLKKVKNLSFGEKRIMENALSHVVKELSISLRKKEGEVSNQIEEIFS, from the coding sequence ATGGGCAGGAAATTTAAAGCAGGACAAAACGCTGTGTACCCAGTTCTCGGTGTGGTTGAGGTTCAGGGAGTTGAGGAAAAGGAAATACTGGGCTCGAGAAAATCCTTTTACATACTTAACGTTCTTGAAAGTAGCGTAAAACTCATGGTCCCCACGGATAACATAGAGTCCGTGGGCTTAAGGCCCGTAGTACCCAGGAAGGAAGTAAAGAAAATCCTTGACATACTAAAGGAAGAAAACGGGGAAGTGCCCAAGCTGGGAGTCCAGAGCTGGAACAAAAGGTATAAGGAATACGCCGACAAGGTTAAAAGCGGCGACATTTACGAAATAGCCAGGGTACTAAGGGACATACACCATCTGAAAAAAGTAAAAAACCTCTCTTTCGGCGAGAAGAGAATAATGGAAAACGCCCTTTCCCACGTAGTTAAAGAACTTTCCATATCGCTTAGAAAAAAAGAGGGAGAAGTCAGCAACCAGATAGAGGAAATCTTCTCCTAA